One window of the Branchiostoma lanceolatum isolate klBraLanc5 chromosome 3, klBraLanc5.hap2, whole genome shotgun sequence genome contains the following:
- the LOC136429916 gene encoding zinc finger protein 131-like isoform X2 — MALSPGQTVDGLESGIKLNFPEQHAQLAKCLNALRETGRYCDITVKVQDKSFSCHRAVLACRTPLFQCLGDDPIVRVDFLNPAAFSALLDYMYTSELTVSSTSYSDEDLLAAAQALRLRPVVEWLTDYLKAKGAVDQVLEHEGNLHNTVPSSLLMPSATVNLTSNTVSALFPRNPGLAFLNNAPYSPQTELQAASTSLGQNQPIESLFFKNMGKSNGVATVTTEDVSSPAPARWDPQLSTCYRCGVHFLSSKVLKQHLAVCGGGSGKEPSCMQNSIADPPRQRPVFGCSRCSQYFVSAKTLQMHLKVCSKLREYKCSLCQLRFVSQRALDFHTRDCWKSVQEFESPQGSRSTNIRGSNSNKKKPNEVGSFSRKGGNGEKNTARLQDTSKPQQQERSSDESVVEVENMEESGSQEVLMLNAKDIDISKLITSKQFCCSNCCDIFTTPHKLQIHKRKCIKSPGTSTADQQQKCVCDRCALSFPSMKSLQRHMQSCKKSFLFVDVRNKANKSIVSDKAAASSSREEQPVQEATVSEEATPSKQSAGTESPKPNKTSGTVSSVTSEKKTEDATAKPSEKDSKPVKESSGDDVEKSSKKDPSHTRRASSGGGSPALTMLRSSPRHMGRTLRSSPKKPHILSNLAKGNLRIKLIKKVHKTVTSQAAKSRRISAATSSSTTVSSAGKANTTPKVAGEKRAAEDRSPSAAKRLSTGQGTISTPSTAKEGPPNRFKTGKGSTTGHKNTAQVSGKQRQSSPAASTNTMPKPRPRVVLRRVDTAIGTPEGSNTISANIDTVIKLEPEDDSDQGEVSRSPQQPSGRNFGSPETSLFSAQYHCGNCGLSFGQRKAMQEHEFKCKQQS, encoded by the exons ATGGCGCTGAGTCCAGGGCAGACTGTGGATGGCCTGGAGTCAGGCATCAAGCTCAACTTTCCAGAACAGCACGCCCAGCTGGCGAAGTGCCTCAACGCCCTCCGGGAGACAGGACGGTACTGCGACATCACAGTCAAAGTGCAGGACAAGAGCTTCAG CTGTCACCGTGCCGTGCTGGCATGCCGCACCCCCCTGTTCCAGTGCCTGGGTGATGACCCCATCGTCCGTGTGGACTTCCTGAACCCTGCTGCCTTCTCAGCACTCctggactacatgtacacatcag AACTGACTGTGTCCAGTACCAGCTACAGCGATGAGGACCTGCTGGCTGCTGCTCAGGCCCTACGGCTCCGTCCTGTGGTGGAGTGGCTCACAGACTACCTCAAGGCTAAAGGAGCTGTAGACCAG GTGCTTGAACATGAAGGAAACTTGCATAACACAGTACCGTCTTCGCTTTTGATGCCTTCCGCTACTGTTAACTTGACTTCCAACACAGTGAGCGCCCTCTTTCCAAGGAACCCTGGCTTGGCCTTTCTCAACAATGCCCCCTACAGTCCTCAAACGGAACTGCAGGCAGCCTCTACAAGTCTGGGGCAGAATCAGCCAATCGAGAGCCTCTTCTTTAAAAACATGGGGAAATCCAATGGAGTTGCCACGGTTACAACTGAAGACGTGAGCAGTCCTGCACCTGCCAGGTGGGATCCCCAGCTGTCCACCTGTTACAGGTGCGGAGTGCACTTCCTCAGCAGCAAAGTCTTGAAGCAGCACCTGGCGGTGTGTGGGGGAGGGTCGGGAAAAGAGCCCAGCTGCATGCAAAACAGCATCGCAGACCCTCCTCGACAGAGGCCAGTGTTCGGCTGCTCCAGGTGTTCGCAGTACTTCGTAAGTGCCAAGACTCTCCAGATGCATCTTAAAGTGTGCAGCAAGCTTCGGGAGTACAAGTGTAGCCTGTGCCAACTCAGGTTTGTGAGTCAGCGGGCCCTGGACTTCCACACTAGAGACTGCTGGAAGTCTGTCCAGGAGTTCGAAAGCCCACAAGGCTCCAGAAGTACCAACATTAGAGGAAGCAACTCTAATAAGAAGAAGCCAAACGAAGTGGGCTCTTTTTCTCGCAAAGGGGGAAACGGGGAAAAGAATACAGCCCGTCTACAGGATACTTCCAAACCACAGCAACAAGAGCGAAGCAGTGATGAAAGTGTTGTTGAGGTAGAAAACATGGAAGAGTCAGGCAGCCAAGAGGTTTTGATGTTGAATGCTAAGGACATTGACATAAGCAAGCTGATAACAAGTAAGCAGTTCTGTTGTAGTAATTGCTGCGATATTTTCACAACTCCTCACAAACTACAGATCCACAAGCGAAAGTGTATCAAATCTCCAGGCACTTCTACAGCTGACCAACAACAAAAGTGTGTGTGCGATAGATGTGCTCTGTCCTTTCCATCGATGAAGTCCTTGCAGAGGCATATGCAGTCATGTAAGAAAAGTTTCCTGTTTGTCGATGTCAGAAATAAGGCAAACAAGTCAATAGTAAGTGACAAAGCAGCAGCCAGTAGTAGCAGAGAGGAACAGCCCGTACAAGAAGCCACGGTGTCAGAAGAAGCCACTCCGAGTAAGCAAAGTGCTGGTACCGAGTCTCCAAAGCCAAACAAAACTTCAGGCACAGTCAGCTCCGTAACATCTGAAAAGAAGACAGAAGATGCTACAGCAAAACCAAGTGAAAAGGATTCCAAGCCTGTAAAGGAGAGCAGTGGAGATGATGTGGAGAAAAGCAGCAAGAAAGATCCTAGCCATACAAGGAGAGCGTCCAGTGGAGGTGGTAGTCCAGCCCTCACAATGTTGAGAAGCAGCCCAAGACACATGGGTCGAACGCTAAGAAGCAGTCCCAAGAAACCCCACATCTTGAGCAACCTTGCCAAGGGCAACCTAAGGATCAAGCTGATTAAAAAAGTGCACAAGACGGTTACTTCTCAGGCGGCTAAAAGTAGAAGAATTTCAGCAGCAACTAGTTCAAGCACAACAGTAAGCAGTGCTGGAAAAGCAAACACTACTCCCAAAGTGGCAGGAGAGAAAAGGGCAGCGGAAGACAGAAGTCCTAGTGCAGCAAAAAGGCTCAGCACAGGTCAAGGAACCATCTCTACTCCAAGTACAGCAAAGGAGGGCCCTCCAAACAGGTTCAAAACTGGGAAGGGCTCCACCACGGGGCACAAGAACACAGCTCAAGTATCAGGGAAGCAGAGACAGTCCAGTCCTGCCGCCAGCACAAACACCATGCCGAAACCAAGACCCCGGGTTGTTCTAAGAAGAGTTGACACAGCCATAGGGACCCCAGAAGGCAGCAACACTATCTCAGCCAACATAGACACTGTTATAAAGTTAGAACCTGAAGATGACTCAGACCAAGGGGAAGTTTCAAGGAGCCCACAGCAGCCGAGTGGAAGGAACTTTGGTTCTCCTGAAACCAGCCTGTTCTCTGCACAGTACCACTGCGGCAACTGTGGCCTTAGCTTCGGCCAGAGAAAGGCCATGCAGGAACATGAATTCAAATGCAAACAG CAGTCTTAG
- the LOC136429916 gene encoding zinc finger protein 423-like isoform X1 — protein MALSPGQTVDGLESGIKLNFPEQHAQLAKCLNALRETGRYCDITVKVQDKSFSCHRAVLACRTPLFQCLGDDPIVRVDFLNPAAFSALLDYMYTSELTVSSTSYSDEDLLAAAQALRLRPVVEWLTDYLKAKGAVDQVLEHEGNLHNTVPSSLLMPSATVNLTSNTVSALFPRNPGLAFLNNAPYSPQTELQAASTSLGQNQPIESLFFKNMGKSNGVATVTTEDVSSPAPARWDPQLSTCYRCGVHFLSSKVLKQHLAVCGGGSGKEPSCMQNSIADPPRQRPVFGCSRCSQYFVSAKTLQMHLKVCSKLREYKCSLCQLRFVSQRALDFHTRDCWKSVQEFESPQGSRSTNIRGSNSNKKKPNEVGSFSRKGGNGEKNTARLQDTSKPQQQERSSDESVVEVENMEESGSQEVLMLNAKDIDISKLITSKQFCCSNCCDIFTTPHKLQIHKRKCIKSPGTSTADQQQKCVCDRCALSFPSMKSLQRHMQSCKKSFLFVDVRNKANKSIVSDKAAASSSREEQPVQEATVSEEATPSKQSAGTESPKPNKTSGTVSSVTSEKKTEDATAKPSEKDSKPVKESSGDDVEKSSKKDPSHTRRASSGGGSPALTMLRSSPRHMGRTLRSSPKKPHILSNLAKGNLRIKLIKKVHKTVTSQAAKSRRISAATSSSTTVSSAGKANTTPKVAGEKRAAEDRSPSAAKRLSTGQGTISTPSTAKEGPPNRFKTGKGSTTGHKNTAQVSGKQRQSSPAASTNTMPKPRPRVVLRRVDTAIGTPEGSNTISANIDTVIKLEPEDDSDQGEVSRSPQQPSGRNFGSPETSLFSAQYHCGNCGLSFGQRKAMQEHEFKCKQAFEEAYCQQLSKAAKSHCCQNCLKLFSSDSSLRAHREECQGNSVLYRCKICWEDTDQPKAHLEKHWRWNRPTELRNNPCLSIESDLPLIKSLYMSVVKPNEKWPCSLCENEKGSDRRRSVVMFKDRLRLWSHQASSHRVVWRNLTCPVCTGSFKFNQRIEYLRHMFANHVKLKKAEKTFHCQVCGKSFHDRGLLELHLFKHGRKTAK, from the exons ATGGCGCTGAGTCCAGGGCAGACTGTGGATGGCCTGGAGTCAGGCATCAAGCTCAACTTTCCAGAACAGCACGCCCAGCTGGCGAAGTGCCTCAACGCCCTCCGGGAGACAGGACGGTACTGCGACATCACAGTCAAAGTGCAGGACAAGAGCTTCAG CTGTCACCGTGCCGTGCTGGCATGCCGCACCCCCCTGTTCCAGTGCCTGGGTGATGACCCCATCGTCCGTGTGGACTTCCTGAACCCTGCTGCCTTCTCAGCACTCctggactacatgtacacatcag AACTGACTGTGTCCAGTACCAGCTACAGCGATGAGGACCTGCTGGCTGCTGCTCAGGCCCTACGGCTCCGTCCTGTGGTGGAGTGGCTCACAGACTACCTCAAGGCTAAAGGAGCTGTAGACCAG GTGCTTGAACATGAAGGAAACTTGCATAACACAGTACCGTCTTCGCTTTTGATGCCTTCCGCTACTGTTAACTTGACTTCCAACACAGTGAGCGCCCTCTTTCCAAGGAACCCTGGCTTGGCCTTTCTCAACAATGCCCCCTACAGTCCTCAAACGGAACTGCAGGCAGCCTCTACAAGTCTGGGGCAGAATCAGCCAATCGAGAGCCTCTTCTTTAAAAACATGGGGAAATCCAATGGAGTTGCCACGGTTACAACTGAAGACGTGAGCAGTCCTGCACCTGCCAGGTGGGATCCCCAGCTGTCCACCTGTTACAGGTGCGGAGTGCACTTCCTCAGCAGCAAAGTCTTGAAGCAGCACCTGGCGGTGTGTGGGGGAGGGTCGGGAAAAGAGCCCAGCTGCATGCAAAACAGCATCGCAGACCCTCCTCGACAGAGGCCAGTGTTCGGCTGCTCCAGGTGTTCGCAGTACTTCGTAAGTGCCAAGACTCTCCAGATGCATCTTAAAGTGTGCAGCAAGCTTCGGGAGTACAAGTGTAGCCTGTGCCAACTCAGGTTTGTGAGTCAGCGGGCCCTGGACTTCCACACTAGAGACTGCTGGAAGTCTGTCCAGGAGTTCGAAAGCCCACAAGGCTCCAGAAGTACCAACATTAGAGGAAGCAACTCTAATAAGAAGAAGCCAAACGAAGTGGGCTCTTTTTCTCGCAAAGGGGGAAACGGGGAAAAGAATACAGCCCGTCTACAGGATACTTCCAAACCACAGCAACAAGAGCGAAGCAGTGATGAAAGTGTTGTTGAGGTAGAAAACATGGAAGAGTCAGGCAGCCAAGAGGTTTTGATGTTGAATGCTAAGGACATTGACATAAGCAAGCTGATAACAAGTAAGCAGTTCTGTTGTAGTAATTGCTGCGATATTTTCACAACTCCTCACAAACTACAGATCCACAAGCGAAAGTGTATCAAATCTCCAGGCACTTCTACAGCTGACCAACAACAAAAGTGTGTGTGCGATAGATGTGCTCTGTCCTTTCCATCGATGAAGTCCTTGCAGAGGCATATGCAGTCATGTAAGAAAAGTTTCCTGTTTGTCGATGTCAGAAATAAGGCAAACAAGTCAATAGTAAGTGACAAAGCAGCAGCCAGTAGTAGCAGAGAGGAACAGCCCGTACAAGAAGCCACGGTGTCAGAAGAAGCCACTCCGAGTAAGCAAAGTGCTGGTACCGAGTCTCCAAAGCCAAACAAAACTTCAGGCACAGTCAGCTCCGTAACATCTGAAAAGAAGACAGAAGATGCTACAGCAAAACCAAGTGAAAAGGATTCCAAGCCTGTAAAGGAGAGCAGTGGAGATGATGTGGAGAAAAGCAGCAAGAAAGATCCTAGCCATACAAGGAGAGCGTCCAGTGGAGGTGGTAGTCCAGCCCTCACAATGTTGAGAAGCAGCCCAAGACACATGGGTCGAACGCTAAGAAGCAGTCCCAAGAAACCCCACATCTTGAGCAACCTTGCCAAGGGCAACCTAAGGATCAAGCTGATTAAAAAAGTGCACAAGACGGTTACTTCTCAGGCGGCTAAAAGTAGAAGAATTTCAGCAGCAACTAGTTCAAGCACAACAGTAAGCAGTGCTGGAAAAGCAAACACTACTCCCAAAGTGGCAGGAGAGAAAAGGGCAGCGGAAGACAGAAGTCCTAGTGCAGCAAAAAGGCTCAGCACAGGTCAAGGAACCATCTCTACTCCAAGTACAGCAAAGGAGGGCCCTCCAAACAGGTTCAAAACTGGGAAGGGCTCCACCACGGGGCACAAGAACACAGCTCAAGTATCAGGGAAGCAGAGACAGTCCAGTCCTGCCGCCAGCACAAACACCATGCCGAAACCAAGACCCCGGGTTGTTCTAAGAAGAGTTGACACAGCCATAGGGACCCCAGAAGGCAGCAACACTATCTCAGCCAACATAGACACTGTTATAAAGTTAGAACCTGAAGATGACTCAGACCAAGGGGAAGTTTCAAGGAGCCCACAGCAGCCGAGTGGAAGGAACTTTGGTTCTCCTGAAACCAGCCTGTTCTCTGCACAGTACCACTGCGGCAACTGTGGCCTTAGCTTCGGCCAGAGAAAGGCCATGCAGGAACATGAATTCAAATGCAAACAG GCTTTTGAGGAGGCATACTGCCAACAGCTCAGCAAGGCTGCTAAGTCGCACTGCTGCCAGAACTGTCTGAAGCTTTTCTCCTCTGACAGCAGTCTTAGGGCGCATCGCGAGGAATGTCAGGGAAACTCCGTGCTATACCGTTGCAAGATCTGCTGGGAAGACACCGACCAACCCAAGGCTCACCTGGAGAAACACTGGCGATGGAACCGACCTACGGAACTCCGAAACAACCCCTGTCTAAGCATCGAATCCGACCTACCTCTGATCAAGTCTTTGTACATGTCAGTAGTGAAGCCGAACGAGAAATGGCCATGCAGCCTGTGTGAGAACGAAAAGGGAAGTGACAGAAGAAGGTCAGTTGTGATGTTCAAGGACAGGTTGCGTCTGTGGTCGCATCAGGCGTCCTCGCACAGAGTCGTGTGGAGAAACCTGACATGCCCGGTGTGCACGGGGTCGTTTAAGTTTAACCAGAGGATAGAGTACCTACGCCACATGTTTGCTAATCACGTAAAACTGAAGAAGGCTGAGAAGACGTTTCATTGTCAGGTCTGTGGAAAGTCGTTCCACGACAGGGGCCTGTTGGAACTTCATCTGTTCAAACATGGCAGAAAGACAGCAAAATAG